One Mycolicibacterium sp. ND9-15 genomic window, GGAGATCGCACGGCGGTTGTCACCGAGCGCCGACCGCCGATGGCAGCAGGCCAACCTCGGGCGGTGGGAGGCCTGGCTGCGGTGGCAATCGGACGGCAAGGCGGCGGCGTTCGAGGCCGCGGTACCCCTGCGGCGCTGATCACGTGCGCGCCGGCACGAGCGAGGGGTTTCCGACGCCGATGGTGATCCGCGGGGCCGCTGAGGGATCGAGCCAGGTCAGCAGTTTGCGCATCTCGTCGCGCCCGATACCCACACATCCCCAAGTGGGGTTCCCGTCAGTCACGTGCAGAAAAATGCCTGACACCCGTCCCGGAATGCGTTGCGGGTTCACCGTGATGTTGACGGCGTAGTCGTAGACGGGGCCGGAGTCGTACAGGTTCTCCGCGATTGACGACGGTTTGCGAGGTCCGCGCACGTGGGTGTTGTACGTCGGCGAGCCGGCGTCCTCGTCCCACCAGTCCTGGTTCGTCGCTTGGAAATACGGCATTTTGGTGCCCGGGTTGGGTTGGCGGCCAAAGGCCTGGTCGAAGGTGAATGTTCCCACCGGAGTGCGGTGGACGCCGTCAGCGGGGGCGCCGACGCCGAGCGCGCCGACTTTGGCGGGCGTCGGTCCCAGGACGGCCTTCCATTGCCGGCCTACCCGCTGAAAGGCGGTCAGGGTTCCTGACGTGGCGTTCGCGGCGGGCACGCCGACCACGATCCACTGCGTCGACGGCCCGGCCGGGACAGCGGCAGGATCGGCCGTGGCGGGCGCGGCGAGCGGTACGCCCAGTAGCGCAACTGCGAGACACACCAGCGCGTTTCGCAGTTTCACAGGCACCTCGGTATGGGGACGCGAACCATCGACTTGGGAATCCGGACATCGTATCCGGGCACAGCGGCACAAAGACGCGACCGAAACCTGTTCGCGGCCAATGCGAGATCCAGTCGCTATCCGCTCAGCCGATGTTACCCAGCTCGGCGATTCTCCGATGACCGTCAGCTGGCGGAACTCACCCCCGCGAGCTTCTGGATGAAGCGGATCTCGTTGGAGTCATGCGCCCGTCCGTCGGGGTGGATCAAATCGCTGAACCATGTCTCCGGAAGCGTCGTATAAGGCTCCTGCCAGGAATCCCACGGCAGATACGTCTGTGTCCGTCCGGCGACGAAGCCCCAGTTGTAGGCACCGACGTTGCGCCGCTTGGCGATCGGGAGAATTCCTTCCACGGTGCTGCCCAGGTTGCGGGCCAGATACTCGGTGCACAGGATCGGGCGCCCCAACGGAGCGAGTTCGTCGATGCGATCCTCGAACTCGGAGGGATTGCCGTAGCTGTGGAAGCTGATGACGTCCGAAAGCTCGAGCTGCCGGCTCGCGATCGCGCTGCGGGCGCCGGGATCTCGCCAGTGGCCCTGCCACACACCGCTAGTCAACGGTTGGATCGGTTTGACCGCCCGCACCCAACCGAAGACGTGGGGCAGGAAGGCGGCGACCAGCTTCTGCTTGTCGGCGTGTTCGACCTTGCGGTAATCCTTTGCCGGGTTGTCCGGCTCGTTCCACACGTCCCAGCCGAGGACTCGCGGGTCATTGCGGAACAGCCCCACCACTCCGGTGACATAGCTTTGCAGCACCCGGGTGTAGGCCGGGTCCTCGAGACGGTGTGCGCCAGGGCTCTGCACCCAGCCGGAGTTGTGCACTCCTTTGATCGGTGGACGCTGACGTCCCGCCCGGGGCAACGGATCCCAGCACGAGTCGAACAGGACGAACAGCGGCTTGATGTTGTGGCTCGCCGCGATCGAGACGAACTGGGAAAGCCGCTGGCTGAAGCCCGCACGGTCGGTGGCCCACAGTTGGTCGTGCAGGAACACCCGCATGGTGTTCATCCCGATTCGTTTGGCCACGCTGAGCTCGCCGTCGATGCGGCGCGCGTCATAGGTTGCGGCCTGGAACATCTCGAGCTGGTTGACCGCGTTCGACGTGACATAGTTGGCGCCGAGCAGCCAACCCTGTTCCGCGTACCAGGCGTTGGCGCGGTCAGCCGACCAACGGCCCGTCTCGGCGGCAGCGGCGAGCGGGAGTTTGGTCAGTGCCGCGGCTGCTGCCAGATACAGCGGGAGTTTGAGGGCGGTTCGCCGGCGCACGATGTGAACATAGTGTTCGCGACGTGGCCGTCACTGCTCATATCTCATCCTGCAACACAACAGGTTTCGAATCGTTACCGATCGAGCCGGTCGAAACGCTCACCGCGGACTACCGTTGCGGGCCAATTCGATCACGTACTGGTTCACGAAGGTGCCCGCAGGCGGATCGCCTTTGTCGCAGGTGCCGTCGGATTCGCCGGGGCGTTTGATCCACAGGTAGGCGTCGGCGTGCGCACCCGCGGTCTGCGTGGTCGGTGGCACGCCGAGTGCCCGGCCACCGGGATTGCACCAGTGCAGCGGCGAGTCGGGCGCCGCCCCGTTGCCGTTGCGCGAGGTGTCGATCACGTAGTGCTTGCCGTTCGTGAGCCCCGAGATCGCCTCGCCGTAGCCGATCTCCTCCTCGGTGGTGAAGAAGTTCGCGACGTTCAGGCTGAACCCCAGCGCGTGCTCGACACCGGCCTCGTTCAGCCGGGAAGCCATCTCCTCGGGGCTGTGCCAGCGCAGGTGTCCCGCGTCGACGTACACGGCCGCCGCCGGGTTGCGGGTCAACGTGTCGACGGCATAGCGGATCAGGTCGAAGCGCTCTTGGCGCTGGTCGCCCGACAGGCAGTCGGCCATGGCAAGGGCGTCGGGTTCGACGATGATCGCGGCCCGCGAACCGCCCACGCCGGCGGCGATGCCGTCGATCCATGCCCGGTACGCGGCGCCGCTCGCCATGCCGCCCGCGGCAAAGCTGCCGCAGTCGCGGTGCGGGATTCCGTAGATCGACAGCACCGGGATGGCACCGGCGGCCTGCGCGTCGCCGACGTAATTCGCGACCGTGGAAGCCGACGGTCCGGGGGTGAGCCAGTACGCCTGCGGCGTGTTGGCGACGGTGGTCAACTCCGGACTCGGTGGATCGGCCTTCTGCGCGGCACGCATCGCCACCGAATCCGGATTGACGTAGAAGGGCGCACCGACCAGCGGGTTCGCTTCGCTGGCGAGGCGAACTGCCGGCACGGGGCCGGCATTCAGACCCAGAGTGAGCGCCGCGACAGTCAGGAGCGGAGCAATCCGCCGCGCGGCTGCGCCGGCAACTGAAAACATCACCCGAGGAAAATTAGTGCCTGGCTGGGTCGAGCGCGAATCAGCGATGCCCGTCATGCCGGCAGACCGTCGGCGACTCGGGGCACCCGTTCCGCGGCTTTGCTGTCTTGGCCGCCGTCGAGCACCATCGCCGCGATTCGCTCCCGATGTTCTTCCGCGCTGCCCAGCAGCACCGCGTCGGTGGTGGCGCGCTTGTAGTACAGATGGGCCTGATGCTCCCAGGTGAAGCCGATCCCGCCATGGACCTGGATCGTGTCGTTGGCGACGCGGGTGAGCGCGGCCGAGCAGACCGCTTGTGCGATGCTCGTCGCCAATGCCGGGTCGTCGGACCCGTCGGTCAGCGCCCAGATCGCGTGGTAGGCAGTCGACCTCGCGTGTTCGACGTCGACGAGCAGGTTCGCGAGCCGGTGCTTGACCGCCTGAAACGATCCGATCGGCCGGCCGAACTGTAGCCGCGACTTCGCGTACTCGACCCCGAGATCGAGCAGATGCTGCGCGGCGCCGACCTGCTCGACGGCGAGTAACGCCGCGCCGACCTGCAACGCGTGGTTGAGGACCCGGGTGGTCTCGTCGGGTCCGGCGATCAGGTGTGCGGGCGCGTCGGCGAACGTCACGTTGGCCTCGGACCGGGTGAGGTCGAGCGTGGCCAGTCGGGTGCGCTGCACGCTGTCGGCGGCGGTGTCGACGGCGTACAGGGCGACACCGTCGGAGCCGCGACCGGCGACCAGCAGGACATCGGCGATATCGCCGTCGACTACCTGGGTCACGCTGCCCGACAACACGTCTCGGCTCACAGTCACCGCAACAGCATCCGGATCGAAGACGCCCGCGCGATCCACCACGGCGAGGGCCGCGGTGCGCCGGCCCTCGACGAGCTCGGCGAGCAGTTCATCGCGGGCGGGACTGGACGGAGCGGCCACCAGCGCGGGGATCGCGAGGTACACCGTGCCGAACAGGGGCCCGCACGCCAGCCGTGCTCCGAGTTCCTCGATGGCGACGGCCTGGTCGACGAGGGTGCCGCCGACGCCACCGTCGGCTTCGGGCACCGAAAGCCCGAGCACGCCGAGTTCGCCGCCCAGCCGGGCCCACACCTTGGGGTCGAACGGCGGGTCGGACTCCATGAGCTCACGGACAGTCTCCTCAGCGAAGTGCTCGGCGCTGAATTTGCGTACCGCGTCCCGTAATTGGGTTTGCTCGTCGGTAAACGTGAACTCTGCCTGCTCAACAGAGCTGTCAGCCTTCTCAGCCACGCGGGATCTCCTTCCACGGCATGCCGGCATCGGCGCGCAAGTCGCCGGGCAGCCCGAGTATGCGTTCGCCGAGAATGTTGCGCATCACCTCGGATGTCCCGCCTTCGATGGTGTTGGCGCGGCTGCGCAGGTACCGCTGCTGGATGGGCCCTTGCCAGTCACTGTGTTTTTGGCCACCCAGGTGGCCACTACCCTGCTGGTACCCGTGATACAGAATCCCTTCGGGGCCAAGGAAATCCATGCACCACTGGTAGATGTCCTGGTTGAGTTCGGCGCCGACCAGCTTGCCGATCGAACCCTCGGGACCCGGCCCCCCGACGGTCGCCGCGGCGCGTGACCGTTCGGAGGTGAGTCGCTGCGCCTCCGAGCGAAGCCACAACTGGGTCAGCCGGTCCCGCAGTATCGGCGAGTGCCGTTCGGGCCGCGACGCCCACAGCCCTGTCGCGTCGGCGATGGTGCCCGCGCCGCGGCGGCTGCCGCTGCCGCCGAGCGCGGTACGTTCGTTCATCAACGTGGTCATCGCGACGGCCCAGCCGTTTCCGACCTCGCCGAGGCGGTGCTTGTCCGGGATCCGCGCGTCGGTGAAGTAGACCTCGTTGAACTCGGCCTGCCCCGTCATCTGGCGCAGCGGCCGGGTTTCGACGCCGGCGCCGTGCATGTCGATCACGAAGTACGTCAGACCCTTGTGCTTGGGCACGTCGGGGTTGGTGCGCGCGAGCAGCAGCCCCCAGCGCGCACGGTGGGCGAGGCTGGTCCACACCTTCTGACCGTTTATGACCCAGTCGTCACCGTCACGCACTGCGGAGGTGGCCAGGCCCGCGAGGTCGGAGCCGGCGCCGGGTTCGGAGAAAAGCTGGCACCACAGGTCTTCGGTGGTCGCCAGGGGGCGCAGCCACTGCCGCTTCACGTCGTCGGATTGCGCGTGCTCGCGGATCGTCGGCGCGGCCATGCCGTAGCCCATCGGGTTGAGCCCGAGGGGCACCGGCCCGCCCGCACCCTGCAGGATGCGGTCGGCGACGGCCTGGAGGCCGCGGGTCACGCCGAGCCCGCCGAGGCCGTCGGGGAAGTGGACCCACGACAGGCCGGCGTCGTAGCAGGCGCCGAGAAACTCCGGGATGGGCACCTTCTGCGGGTCGTGGTCGGCGACGACTCCGCGCGCCGACTCGGCTACCCGGTCGGCATCAGCGTCATTGCTCATGCAGTAAAGATAGGAACTCGGCGCGCGCCGACAGACAGCGGGATGCGGTCGGCGGTCGTGTGGCGCTTAAGGGGTGGATCGCACGCATCTGGTGGGTGCGATCAACCAACTAGCGAGCGTGAGTGCCGCGGGACCCTATCGGTGGTACTCGGCGACCTTGGCGGCGTAGTCGTCGAGCAGTCGCAGCGAGTCGTCGCGCGATTTCGTGGGCAGCAGCAAGTTCGCCTGCCGGTAACCGAGGTCGTCGAGCGCGCGCCAGTAGGCCGGATCGATCGGCGTGCCGAACGTCGTCAGCGGCACGTCATGGCTCGCGCCGTCGCGCATCTGGGTGATTCGTTTAGTCAGCCGGTCGACCGGCAGCGGGTTGGACATCCAGCCGGCCTCATGACGGATCACCCGCCTGACCGTGGCGTCGGAGTCGCCGCCGATCAGGAGCGGGGGATGCGGCTTCTGCACCGGCTTCGGGCGCGAATACGAAGAGTCGAAGTCGACGAAGCGCCCGTGATACTCGGCGGGCTCGTCGGTCCACAGCGCTTTGACGGCCTCGATGCGTTCGTCGAGCAACGCGCCGCGCGTCTTCGGGTCGGTGCCGTGATGGCGCAACTCCTCGATGTTCCAGCCCGCCCCCACGCCGAACACGAACCGGCCTCCCGAAATGACATCGATGCTGGCCGCCTCTTTGGCGGTGATGATCGGATCGCGTTGGATCAGCAGCGCGATACCGGTGATCAACTCGATCTCGGAGGTCACTGCCGCCGCCGCGGCGAGCGTGACGAACGGGTCCAACGTCCGGTAATAGATCTTGGGCAGGTCGCCGCCCATCGGGTACGGGGACTGCCGGCTCGCCGGGATGTGCGTGTGTTCGGCCACCGCGAGCGCGTGGAAACCGCGCTCTTCGATCGCGCGGGCGAGCGACACGGTGTCGATGGTGTCGTCGTTGACGAAGGTCGAGATACCGAATTCCATGCGCGCGCCCTCACTGCCGTCGATGCGTTCGGCAACGCCGGTTCTGCCAAAGCTATTCCTCAGGCCAGCGGTTGGCCGTCTTTGGTCAGCACGTGCCATTCGCCGCCGAACATGTCGAGGCCCTGTCCCTTGGCGTCTCTGTCGGTGGTGTCTCCCGCGTACCGATAGAGCGGTTGTCCACGGTAAGTCACCTGATCACCGCGGTCCCGCCGCGGGACGGTTCGCGCCGCCGCCACGTCGATGCCCGTCCCGCCGGCCGGATCGGCGTTGGCCAACAGCGGCAGCCAGGTGTCGGCGCACTCGCCGTAGCAGGTGGGCTCGTTCGCGGCATCCGCCGAGAAGACGTACAGCGTCCGACCGGTGCTGTCGACGACGATCTCACCGAGATCGCCGCGGTCGTCGATCCCCAGGGACACGTCCCCGATCGGCGGCTTGCGCTCGACCGACGGCGGCGGATTGGGCGCCGCGGCGGTCGGTTCGGTTCGCGGGGCGGTCGCCGGGGGTTGTGTGGTGGATGTCGCGGCGCTGTTGGTCTCCTTGTTCTCGAGCGCGGAGCAACCGGCCAGGGCGAGCACACTTGCTGTCAGGATCGATGCGCATGCGACGCTTCGGGGCGTGGGCATGAACGATCCATTTCCAGCAGCGCCGGCACTCAAACGTGGCGGGGTGCCGAGCCGGCTGCTGCGCTAGGCCGACGCCGCCTTCCGTGCGGCGATCTTCGCGCGGACCTCGGCCATGTCGAGCGCCTTCACCCGGCTGATCAGGTCCTCGAGCGCCGCCGGATGCATCGCCCCGGGCTGGCTGTACACGAGCACGCCGTCCCGAAAGGCCATCACCGTGGGGATCGATCGGATCTCCAGCGTCGCGGCCAGGTCACGTTCGGCCTGCGTGTCGACCTTGGCGTGGACGACATCCGGGTGCGCTTCCGAGGACCGCTCGAAGACCGGGGCGAAGGCGCGGCACGGGCCACACCAGGACGCCCAGAAGTCAACCAGTACGATCGGATTGCCGACGACGGTGGACTCGAAGTCGTCGTAGGTCAGACTCTTGGTGGCCATGGCCGTTTCCTTTCTTGTTTCCTTGTGGGAGAGGCGAACTGCTACGCCAGGCCCTTGAGCATCAGGTTCCAGTACATGAACGGCAGCCCGTACTTCTTGAGGTACCAGTAGCCGCGGTGCGGCTTGGTCGGGTCGAGCAGCGGCAGCGACGGGGTCATGTTCAGGTCGTAGTCGAACTCCGCCAGCAGCATCGCGTGCGTGGATGTGACGATCGGGCACGATCCGTAGCCGTTGTAGGAGCCGCGCAACGGGCGGCCCGCCAAGAACGACTCGATGTTGTCGACCACCACCGGGGCCTGCTTGCGGATCGCAGCACCGGTCTTGGAGTTCGGTGACGACCCGGCGTCGCCGAGGCTGAACACGTTCGGATAGCGCACGTGTTGCATGGTGTGCTTGTCGATGTCGACATACCCTCCTGCGTCGCCTGTCGACAGCGGGCTCGACTTGATCCAGTCCGGCGCCGACTGTCGGGGCACGGTGTGGAGCATGTCGTAGGACAGCATCGTGTGGGCTTCGGTGCTGGGCGGGCCGTCCCCGGTGTGCGTGATGCCCACCTTGTGGGCCGCCGCGTCGATCGACGTCACCTCGGCGTTGGTGTGCACGGTGATGCCGTAGTCGGCGGCGATCGCGTCGAGGTTGTCGGCGATCGCCGGGATGCCGAACAACCGCGGCGTCGGCACCACGAGGTGGACGTCGATGTCGGAGAGCACGCCCTGCTTTCGCCAGTAGTCGCTGGCGAGATAGGCGATCTTCTGCGGTGCCCCGGCGCACTTGATCGGACCCGACGGCATGGCGAACACCGCGCTGCCCGATCGCAGGTCGCGAATGAACTCCCACGTGCGGGGCGCGAGATCGAACCGGTAGTTCGATGAAACCCCGTCCTTGCCGAGCGCTTCGGCCAGCCCCTCGGTGCGATTCCAGTCCAGCTGGATACCGGGGCAGACCACGAGCGCGTCGTACTCGTAGTCCGCTCCGTCCACGCAGGTGACCGTGTTGTTCTCCGGATCAACGGCCGCCGCCGCGTTCTTGATCCACGTCGCACCCTTGGGCATCACCGAGTCCTCGGGCCGTGCGGTCGTCGACGCCTTCGCCTGGCCGCCGCCGACGAGCGTCCACAACGGCTGGTAGTAGTGCGTGTCAGACGGCTCGATGACGGCGACGTCCGAGAAACCTCGGCGCAGCAGCCGGGCGGCCACCGAGATGCCGGCTGTGCCGCCGCCGACGATGACGATCTGGTGCTTCGCGGTAAGCATGGTGCTCTCGTTTCCTTCCTGTTCGGCTGTGGCTCAGGCGTTCTGGCGTGCTTCCTCCCAGGCGCCGAAACCGCCCAGAATGTCGCTGACATCGACGAAGCCGTTGTGCCGCAACAGGCTTGCGGCCACCGACGACCGGTACCCGCCGGCGCAGTACACGACTGTCGGCTTGGCCGGATCCAACTCGCCCAGCCGGGCCGGCAGCTGGCCCACGGGGATGTCGATCGCATTGGGGATCGTCCCCGCCGCGACCTCACCGGGGTTGCGCACGTCGACGACCTGCAGGTCGGCCAGCTCGGAAGCGCGTCGGTCGAACGCCCTGGCAGTCAGTCTGGACGCGATCTGCACGTCGTCCTGGTGCGCCAGCATCACCTCGAACGGCCGGTCCAGGTAGCCGATCACTCGGTCGAATCCGATACGGGCGAGCCGGTTCTTGCCCTCCAACTCCTGGCCCGGTTCGGTGAACAGCACGATGTCGACATCCGAGGGCACCACCGATCCGGCGAACTCGGCATAGCGGCCGTCGAGCCCGATGTTGATGGCGTGGCGGAGGTGGCCCTGCGCGAACTCTTCGGGGCTGCGTCCGTCGACCAGGACGGCACCGCGCTCGATCGCGTCCAGCACCTGTTCATAGGTCATCGCCGTCGGCATCTTGGTCTCGTCCAGCAGTTCACGGTCCTTGCGGTTGAGGATCGCGTCGTAGACGAAGTAGCTCGGTGCGGGTGGCTGCCCTTCGGTGACCAACTTCATGAAGGTCGCCTTGTCCGGAGCACGCAGCGCGTAGTTGGTCTGCTTCTGGTCGCCCATCGTCGACCACAGGTCGGTTGACAGGTTCTTGCCGCAGGCCGAACCCGCGCCGTGTGCCGGGTACACCCGGGTGGCGTCGGGCAGGGTCATCAACTTGTTGTGCAGCGAGTCATAGAGCTTGTCGGCCAACTCCTCACGGGTGAACCCGATCGAGGCCAGCAGGTCGGGCCGGCCGACGTCACCGATGAAGAGCGCGTCGCCGGTCAGCACGCCGTAAGGCACTTCATCGCCGGCGTGCTCGTAGACCACGATGCTCAGCGACTCGGGGGTGTGGCCCGGGGTGTGGCGGAACTCCAGGGTCACCTCACCCAGCGAGTAGCGCTCGCCGTCGGCGACGCCCATCGACTCGAACTCGGTCTCGGCGACCGAGGAGTACACGATCTTGGCTCCGGTGGCCTTGGCGAGTTCCAGGTGACCGGACAGGAAGTCGGCGTGGAAGTGGGTCTCGATGACCAGTTCGATCGTCAAGCCGAACTTCTCGGCATCGGCCAGGTACTCGGCCACGTCCCGCTGTGGGTCGACAACGACTGCGCGCCCGGTGGTTTCGTCGCCGATCAGATACGACGCATGGGACAGGCAGTCCAGGTAGTACTGGATGAATTTCATGGCGGCAGCCCTTTCGTTCGGTTGGCGGAGGAAGCCTTCTGGCATCTACCGTGCCTATACCCCCATGGGTATGTCAAGTCGACCATGGCCGCAGATATTCCGCGGTTGCATGTACCCCCGGGCGTATGTGTAACATGCTGGCAAGCATACCCCCACCGGTATCGGCTCCGAGGCCGGTGCCGAACTCGAAAGGACTCGCCATGACCGCTTCCGCCACGATCGACTCGCAGGCCCTCGGCGAATTGCTCGGCTCGCCCACACCGCCTCGGGTGCTCGATGTCCGGACCCCGGGCGAGTTCGAGACCGCCCACATCGCCGGCGCCTACAACGTGCCGCTGGATCTGTTGCGCGAACACCGCGACGAGATCATTCAGCACCTCGATGAGGACGTCGTCCTGGTCTGCCGCTCAGGTCAGCGCGCCGCCCAGGCCGAGGAGACGCTACGCAACGCGGGTCTGGCCAACGTGCACATCCTCGCCGGCGGCATCACCGCCTGGGAGGCCCAGGGATTCGAGGTCAACCGCGGCCTGCCACGGTGGGACCTCGAGCGACAGGTCCGGCTGGTCGCCGGCTCGATCGTGCTGACCAGCATCCTGGGCAGCATCGCCGCCCCGAAGCTCAAGTGGGTGGCCGGCGCCATAGGGGGCGGCCTGGCGTTCGCGGCCCTGTCCAACACCTGCGCCATGGGCATGATGCTGTCGAAGCTGCCCTACAACCGCGGGGCCACCTGCGACGCCCAGAGCGTCGTGGCCCAGCTTGTCGATTCGACCTCCGCGGACAAGAAAGCGGGCTAGCGGATCATGATTGCGCTCGCCATCGGCCTGGCCGTCTTCGTCGGTATCGCGCTGGGGTTGCTCGGCGGCGGCGGTTCCATCCTGACCGTTCCGCTGTTGGCCTACGTGGCCGGAATGGACGCCAAACAGGCCATCGCCACTTCGCTTCTGGTCGTCGGCGTCACCAGCGCGATCGGCGCGGTCTCGCACGCACGCGCCGGCCGGGTGCAATGGCGCACCGGTCTGATCTTCGGCGCAGCGGGCATGGCCGGCGCCTACGCGGGCGGATTGCTGGCCCGATTCATTCCGGGCACCGTCCTGCTCATCGGCTTCGCCGTCATGATGGTCGCCACGGCGATCGCCATGCTGCGTGGGCGCAGGACCGTCGAGAC contains:
- the trxA gene encoding thioredoxin, with amino-acid sequence MATKSLTYDDFESTVVGNPIVLVDFWASWCGPCRAFAPVFERSSEAHPDVVHAKVDTQAERDLAATLEIRSIPTVMAFRDGVLVYSQPGAMHPAALEDLISRVKALDMAEVRAKIAARKAASA
- a CDS encoding acyl-CoA dehydrogenase family protein produces the protein MSNDADADRVAESARGVVADHDPQKVPIPEFLGACYDAGLSWVHFPDGLGGLGVTRGLQAVADRILQGAGGPVPLGLNPMGYGMAAPTIREHAQSDDVKRQWLRPLATTEDLWCQLFSEPGAGSDLAGLATSAVRDGDDWVINGQKVWTSLAHRARWGLLLARTNPDVPKHKGLTYFVIDMHGAGVETRPLRQMTGQAEFNEVYFTDARIPDKHRLGEVGNGWAVAMTTLMNERTALGGSGSRRGAGTIADATGLWASRPERHSPILRDRLTQLWLRSEAQRLTSERSRAAATVGGPGPEGSIGKLVGAELNQDIYQWCMDFLGPEGILYHGYQQGSGHLGGQKHSDWQGPIQQRYLRSRANTIEGGTSEVMRNILGERILGLPGDLRADAGMPWKEIPRG
- a CDS encoding glycoside hydrolase family 6 protein; the encoded protein is MMFSVAGAAARRIAPLLTVAALTLGLNAGPVPAVRLASEANPLVGAPFYVNPDSVAMRAAQKADPPSPELTTVANTPQAYWLTPGPSASTVANYVGDAQAAGAIPVLSIYGIPHRDCGSFAAGGMASGAAYRAWIDGIAAGVGGSRAAIIVEPDALAMADCLSGDQRQERFDLIRYAVDTLTRNPAAAVYVDAGHLRWHSPEEMASRLNEAGVEHALGFSLNVANFFTTEEEIGYGEAISGLTNGKHYVIDTSRNGNGAAPDSPLHWCNPGGRALGVPPTTQTAGAHADAYLWIKRPGESDGTCDKGDPPAGTFVNQYVIELARNGSPR
- a CDS encoding 1,4-beta-xylanase yields the protein MRRRTALKLPLYLAAAAALTKLPLAAAAETGRWSADRANAWYAEQGWLLGANYVTSNAVNQLEMFQAATYDARRIDGELSVAKRIGMNTMRVFLHDQLWATDRAGFSQRLSQFVSIAASHNIKPLFVLFDSCWDPLPRAGRQRPPIKGVHNSGWVQSPGAHRLEDPAYTRVLQSYVTGVVGLFRNDPRVLGWDVWNEPDNPAKDYRKVEHADKQKLVAAFLPHVFGWVRAVKPIQPLTSGVWQGHWRDPGARSAIASRQLELSDVISFHSYGNPSEFEDRIDELAPLGRPILCTEYLARNLGSTVEGILPIAKRRNVGAYNWGFVAGRTQTYLPWDSWQEPYTTLPETWFSDLIHPDGRAHDSNEIRFIQKLAGVSSAS
- a CDS encoding LLM class F420-dependent oxidoreductase, with product MEFGISTFVNDDTIDTVSLARAIEERGFHALAVAEHTHIPASRQSPYPMGGDLPKIYYRTLDPFVTLAAAAAVTSEIELITGIALLIQRDPIITAKEAASIDVISGGRFVFGVGAGWNIEELRHHGTDPKTRGALLDERIEAVKALWTDEPAEYHGRFVDFDSSYSRPKPVQKPHPPLLIGGDSDATVRRVIRHEAGWMSNPLPVDRLTKRITQMRDGASHDVPLTTFGTPIDPAYWRALDDLGYRQANLLLPTKSRDDSLRLLDDYAAKVAEYHR
- a CDS encoding rhodanese-like domain-containing protein codes for the protein MTASATIDSQALGELLGSPTPPRVLDVRTPGEFETAHIAGAYNVPLDLLREHRDEIIQHLDEDVVLVCRSGQRAAQAEETLRNAGLANVHILAGGITAWEAQGFEVNRGLPRWDLERQVRLVAGSIVLTSILGSIAAPKLKWVAGAIGGGLAFAALSNTCAMGMMLSKLPYNRGATCDAQSVVAQLVDSTSADKKAG
- a CDS encoding COG4315 family predicted lipoprotein, which codes for MPTPRSVACASILTASVLALAGCSALENKETNSAATSTTQPPATAPRTEPTAAAPNPPPSVERKPPIGDVSLGIDDRGDLGEIVVDSTGRTLYVFSADAANEPTCYGECADTWLPLLANADPAGGTGIDVAAARTVPRRDRGDQVTYRGQPLYRYAGDTTDRDAKGQGLDMFGGEWHVLTKDGQPLA
- a CDS encoding acyl-CoA dehydrogenase family protein — protein: MAEKADSSVEQAEFTFTDEQTQLRDAVRKFSAEHFAEETVRELMESDPPFDPKVWARLGGELGVLGLSVPEADGGVGGTLVDQAVAIEELGARLACGPLFGTVYLAIPALVAAPSSPARDELLAELVEGRRTAALAVVDRAGVFDPDAVAVTVSRDVLSGSVTQVVDGDIADVLLVAGRGSDGVALYAVDTAADSVQRTRLATLDLTRSEANVTFADAPAHLIAGPDETTRVLNHALQVGAALLAVEQVGAAQHLLDLGVEYAKSRLQFGRPIGSFQAVKHRLANLLVDVEHARSTAYHAIWALTDGSDDPALATSIAQAVCSAALTRVANDTIQVHGGIGFTWEHQAHLYYKRATTDAVLLGSAEEHRERIAAMVLDGGQDSKAAERVPRVADGLPA
- a CDS encoding MBL fold metallo-hydrolase, producing the protein MKFIQYYLDCLSHASYLIGDETTGRAVVVDPQRDVAEYLADAEKFGLTIELVIETHFHADFLSGHLELAKATGAKIVYSSVAETEFESMGVADGERYSLGEVTLEFRHTPGHTPESLSIVVYEHAGDEVPYGVLTGDALFIGDVGRPDLLASIGFTREELADKLYDSLHNKLMTLPDATRVYPAHGAGSACGKNLSTDLWSTMGDQKQTNYALRAPDKATFMKLVTEGQPPAPSYFVYDAILNRKDRELLDETKMPTAMTYEQVLDAIERGAVLVDGRSPEEFAQGHLRHAINIGLDGRYAEFAGSVVPSDVDIVLFTEPGQELEGKNRLARIGFDRVIGYLDRPFEVMLAHQDDVQIASRLTARAFDRRASELADLQVVDVRNPGEVAAGTIPNAIDIPVGQLPARLGELDPAKPTVVYCAGGYRSSVAASLLRHNGFVDVSDILGGFGAWEEARQNA
- a CDS encoding NAD(P)/FAD-dependent oxidoreductase, whose amino-acid sequence is MLTAKHQIVIVGGGTAGISVAARLLRRGFSDVAVIEPSDTHYYQPLWTLVGGGQAKASTTARPEDSVMPKGATWIKNAAAAVDPENNTVTCVDGADYEYDALVVCPGIQLDWNRTEGLAEALGKDGVSSNYRFDLAPRTWEFIRDLRSGSAVFAMPSGPIKCAGAPQKIAYLASDYWRKQGVLSDIDVHLVVPTPRLFGIPAIADNLDAIAADYGITVHTNAEVTSIDAAAHKVGITHTGDGPPSTEAHTMLSYDMLHTVPRQSAPDWIKSSPLSTGDAGGYVDIDKHTMQHVRYPNVFSLGDAGSSPNSKTGAAIRKQAPVVVDNIESFLAGRPLRGSYNGYGSCPIVTSTHAMLLAEFDYDLNMTPSLPLLDPTKPHRGYWYLKKYGLPFMYWNLMLKGLA
- a CDS encoding L,D-transpeptidase family protein, translated to MKLRNALVCLAVALLGVPLAAPATADPAAVPAGPSTQWIVVGVPAANATSGTLTAFQRVGRQWKAVLGPTPAKVGALGVGAPADGVHRTPVGTFTFDQAFGRQPNPGTKMPYFQATNQDWWDEDAGSPTYNTHVRGPRKPSSIAENLYDSGPVYDYAVNITVNPQRIPGRVSGIFLHVTDGNPTWGCVGIGRDEMRKLLTWLDPSAAPRITIGVGNPSLVPART